A region of the Borrelia parkeri genome:
TAATTATACATTGTACATTTTTGTGACATCTCTTTAAAAAAAATACATAAAAGAAAATAAATTTGTTCACTCAGCAGCAACTATGTACAAATTGATAATAATATATTGCTTGTACTATTGTAATGAAAACCTAAAAAAATTTTTTCGACCCCCTAGCTTAATATCAATTAGTAAAAACTAACTTCATACTCAGTATCACTAAAGATACTGAGTATTTAGATAAAAAAGCAGGAATTCCTGCTTGTAAAAACTTATTCCAATGAATAACCACACTATATTAATTTGTAGGTTTTACTACACTACTGGAATCTTCTTTTATGCAATCATCAACATCTTTTAAACATTTATCAACTGTTCTTCTTACAATAGATACTATCTCATTTACAGTTTTACCAACTACTCCTATTAATACTGCATTCACTGCTTGTCCTGGTGCATGAGTAGCAACAGTTGCTAATTTACCATCCTTTGCCATTGCTCTCAATGCTAAACCTGCTGCTATTGCTGATGCATTTGTTTTAATATCATCATGAGCATTTGTATCATCTTTAGTAGCAACTGCAATGTCATAAGCATTTGTTGCTGCACTAATATTACCTGCTTGCTTACTTGTATCCTTAGCTGCTTCAATTGCTGCTAATATATCTGCACCACTAGCTGCAATTACTGCTCTCCTGGCTCCACTTAGTGCCTTGGCATCACCACCAACATCACCAGTGCCTTTAAATAACTTTGCAATCTCTTTAGAATCCTCAATCTGCTTATTAGCATTTCCTTTTGGCTCAGTATCAGCTTCCTTTGCTGCTTCATAAATTAAGTTAATCCCTTCAACAAGACCCTTAACGCTTGCTGTATTTGCTGGTGCTGCATCCTCAGTATCACCAACATTACCACCAACTTTACCATTAGCACTACCAGTAGCATCCTTAATTTTACTTGCTCCTTCAACTATCTTTCTTAAAGTATCAATTGCCTTATTAATTGTACTTTCAGCTTTATCTTTTATTAAATTAAACTGCTCATTTCCCTTTAGCTCTTCTAACTTATCTTTAGCTATTTTCACTGCTTCTCCAACCTTACCCAATCGTTCTCCTACTGCTTTTTTAGTTGTATCTGCAGTAAGACCAAATGCTTCTTTTAGTAAATTTCCAAAAGAAACAAAAGCATCCAAAAATAATTGTCTTGAGCTTGCAATTACTTCACTTAAACTTCCAGTCCCTTTCTCTGAACCAGTCTTCCCAGCATCAGCAGCCTGTTGTCCACTTCCACAGCTAAGAAGTAAAAATAAAGTCATTAATAACGCACTTAAAGTAATTCTTTTCATTATCACGTGCCTCCTTTTTTACTCAAGGGGGTAAGATATAGATAAAAGGAAAACAATTCTCATGAAAAGAAAAGTTTCCCTCAAATGACTTTATTTAGTTATGTATATTGTTATTAATTCTGATTATTAACTTTTGTTTCAGGGATCTGATTATCAGTAGTTACAGGAGTATCAGTAGAATTAAATTTCATAGCATCTTTAACTTCCTTAAGTCCCACGTCAATAGTATCTCTTATTGCAATAGTTAATGTACTTAACGCCTTAGTAACAGCACTTACTGCTGCATTCTCCACTGCTTTCTTTGCATCAACACTAGCAGCATCACTAGGACCAGCAAATTTACCACCTTTAGCCATAGACCTTAAAACTACAGCACCTGCTATAGTTGCATCTTTAGGGATAGCACCAGCATTCCCAGTTGTTTCTTTAGCTAGCTTAGCAGCATCACCACTTTCTTTAACCATAGTTTTTAAGATATCAGCACCAGTTACTGCTCCAACAGCTTTTGCTGCATCAGCAGCTGATTTTTTTGCATTCTCAGCAGTGCCAACATTAGCAGTAGCAAATAATTTACCTGCTTCACCATCCCCAGCAGCAGCGGTTCTTGCAGTAGAACCATCACTAGCCTTTTTATCATCCCCCGCCTCAGGATTTCCTTCTTTAAGTACTACACCTACAATCTTTCCAATTCCTTCACTAAGAGACTTAACTGAAGCTTCTTCACCAGCAGCACCTGCATTTTGGTCAGCAACATTAGCTATTGGATTACTATCAGAACCAATAGCTTCACTAGCAGTCTTAGCCCCTTGGATTATTTTATCAAGAGTATTAGTAATTAAAGCTTTGACAGCGGTATCAGTAGCCTCTGAATTAGGATTATTCTCAGATTTCATGTCAGCAACAATTTTATTAAGCTTATCCTTAATGCCTTGTACAACATCATGGACTTTCTTAAAGTAAGCTGCAACATCAGACTTTTTAGTATTAGTATTAAACCCTAAAACCCCTCCAACCATATCAGAAAGGGAAGTAAAAACATTTAAGAAGTCATTACTTAAACTAATAATAGATTTCAAGAATCTACTCTGAGGATCCTCAGCCTTAGTACTGCCACTCCCACAACCAAGAAGTAAAAATAAAGTCATTAATAATGCACTTAAAGTAATTCTTTTCATTATCACGTGCCTCATTTTTTACTCAACTCAGGAGGGTAAGATAGTTAACAAGCTTTGAACAAAATAACAAAGCTAAAACATAAATATTGTAACCTTACAGATACTGTGTGTGATTCAACAATAAATAAAATTGATTGTTACTAACAAATAATTAAATAATTTTTGTAAAAAAATAATTGACAGAAAGTCATTTAAAGAAGGAAGATAATTAAATAAATTTACTTTACTAATAATGACATTAATGCTAAAAATATTCCTATATTAAGGGTAATAAGGGTACCAAACATCCAATTATGTAATCTTGATGTACTATCAAACTTAATTTTATTAATTTCCATATCTTTTCTAACAAGAAAAACCTCATTGCTCACAGATGCAATATCAGATTTTAACTCACTTTTAACGTTGTCAATCTTATTATCAAGTTCATTAAATTTAGTATCTATTTTGCTATCAAGTTCATTGAATTTAGTATCTATCTTAGTGTTAAGATTATTCTCAACTGTATCTATTTTGTTATCAAGTTCAGTCTTGACAGATTTAATTTCAGCTTGTAAAAGAGCTTCAACCTTTTCAAGTTTTATATCAAAGTTTTCTTTTAAGAATTCAATATCTTTATAAGTCAGTTCATTACGATAGTACCTGTAAGATAAATCAATAGCAATATCTCTCTTAATACCGGCTTTAGTAAGTTCAGCTATAACCATTTGCTGTGTAATTACTGGTTGAGCAAGTCCCATAAAAAACTCCTTATGTAATTATTATATAATATCTTAAGTATTACAGGAACCTTATCTTAGTAAAATGGGCTTTAAGAAAACGGGGATCCAAAGTCAATAACATATATGATGCTTACATGCTATCTAATGAATCATCATCACTCTTACCATCTCCTTTGTACTTATAAATATCAGATATAGCTGACTTACTTGAATAATCCATAATACTGTAATTCTAGTAAATTTATTACTTATAGGTTTAATTGGTACAAGCTTAACTTATGACTCATACCTGCTCTAAGGTTAAGAAAGGTTTTAGTCACATTCCCATGACCAAAAACGTTATCCCTATCTTTAACATATAGTGTTAGGCCAATTTTCTTTAGTTTATAAAAAAGCTCAAATGCAATCTTACCATCAATCCGTTGTTGAATGATTGCTGTCAATACTATTTAAACCTGAATTATTAGATATAGATAAAGGAAAACAATTCTTATGAAAAGAAGAGTTTTCCTAAAATGACTTTATTTAGTTATGTATATTGTTATTAATTCTAATTATTGACCTTTAGTTTCAGAAAATTGCCTATCAGTAGTTACAGGAGTATCAATAGAATTAAATTTCATAGCATCTTTAACTTCTTTAAGTCCCACGTCAATAGTATTTCTTATTGCAATAGTTAAAGTACCCAATGCCTTAGTTACTGCACTTGTTGCTGCTCCCTCTATTGTTTTTTTTGCATCATTAGCATTGTTACCATTAGCAAATTTACCATCCTTTGCCATGGCTCTTAAAGCTATACCCCCTGCAATAGTTCCATCTTTAGCATTAGCTGCAACACCAGCAATAGCGGCAGAATTTTTAGCTAGTTTAGCAGCATCACCATTATCTTTAACCATGGCTTTCAAGATGTCAGCGCCAGTTACAGCACCAACAGCTTTAGCAGCATCAGCAGCTGCTTTTTTATCATCTCCAGCAGCACCAGTACTACCATCAAACAATTTACCTGCTCCATCATTATTTCTTACATTAAGCTCCTCAGCTTTTTTATTATCACCAGCATCAGCATTTCCTACATCTTTAAGAACCACATCTACTATACTTTTAATTCCATTTATTAACTTATCAACCCCAGTCCCTGCAACACCAGCAGCATTGGCAGCAGCAACATTAGCAAGCGAGTCACTAGCATCAGAACCAATAGCCTCACTAGCAGTTTTAGCTCCATCAATTATTTTATCAAGAGTATTAGTAATTAGAGCTTTGACAGCGGTATCAGTAGCCTCTGAATTAGGATTATTATCAGATTTCATATCAGCAACAATTTTCTCAAGGGATGTCTTAGTAGATGAAACAGTGTCATGAACAGTTTTAAAGTAAGCTGCAACATCAGACTTTTTAGTATTAGTATTAAACCCTAAAACCCCTCCAACCATATCAGAAAGGGAAGTAAAAACATTTAAGAAGTCATTACC
Encoded here:
- a CDS encoding variable large family protein, encoding MKRITLSALLMTLFLLLSCGSGQQAADAGKTGSEKGTGSLSEVIASSRQLFLDAFVSFGNLLKEAFGLTADTTKKAVGERLGKVGEAVKIAKDKLEELKGNEQFNLIKDKAESTINKAIDTLRKIVEGASKIKDATGSANGKVGGNVGDTEDAAPANTASVKGLVEGINLIYEAAKEADTEPKGNANKQIEDSKEIAKLFKGTGDVGGDAKALSGARRAVIAASGADILAAIEAAKDTSKQAGNISAATNAYDIAVATKDDTNAHDDIKTNASAIAAGLALRAMAKDGKLATVATHAPGQAVNAVLIGVVGKTVNEIVSIVRRTVDKCLKDVDDCIKEDSSSVVKPTN
- a CDS encoding variable large family protein → MKRITLSALLMTLFLLLGCGSGSTKAEDPQSRFLKSIISLSNDFLNVFTSLSDMVGGVLGFNTNTKKSDVAAYFKKVHDVVQGIKDKLNKIVADMKSENNPNSEATDTAVKALITNTLDKIIQGAKTASEAIGSDSNPIANVADQNAGAAGEEASVKSLSEGIGKIVGVVLKEGNPEAGDDKKASDGSTARTAAAGDGEAGKLFATANVGTAENAKKSAADAAKAVGAVTGADILKTMVKESGDAAKLAKETTGNAGAIPKDATIAGAVVLRSMAKGGKFAGPSDAASVDAKKAVENAAVSAVTKALSTLTIAIRDTIDVGLKEVKDAMKFNSTDTPVTTDNQIPETKVNNQN
- the bdr gene encoding Bdr family repetitive protein; translation: MGLAQPVITQQMVIAELTKAGIKRDIAIDLSYRYYRNELTYKDIEFLKENFDIKLEKVEALLQAEIKSVKTELDNKIDTVENNLNTKIDTKFNELDSKIDTKFNELDNKIDNVKSELKSDIASVSNEVFLVRKDMEINKIKFDSTSRLHNWMFGTLITLNIGIFLALMSLLVK
- a CDS encoding variable large family protein, whose amino-acid sequence is MKRITFCALLMTLFLLLSCGSGSTKAEDPQSRFLKSVISLGNDFLNVFTSLSDMVGGVLGFNTNTKKSDVAAYFKTVHDTVSSTKTSLEKIVADMKSDNNPNSEATDTAVKALITNTLDKIIDGAKTASEAIGSDASDSLANVAAANAAGVAGTGVDKLINGIKSIVDVVLKDVGNADAGDNKKAEELNVRNNDGAGKLFDGSTGAAGDDKKAAADAAKAVGAVTGADILKAMVKDNGDAAKLAKNSAAIAGVAANAKDGTIAGGIALRAMAKDGKFANGNNANDAKKTIEGAATSAVTKALGTLTIAIRNTIDVGLKEVKDAMKFNSIDTPVTTDRQFSETKGQ